From the genome of Excalfactoria chinensis isolate bCotChi1 chromosome 12, bCotChi1.hap2, whole genome shotgun sequence, one region includes:
- the CCDC66 gene encoding coiled-coil domain-containing protein 66 isoform X1, with protein sequence MNLGDGLKLETEVLDGKPRLILAASDKAKPATKMGNKARVPKQTLRIRHTVHMLRSTQNVCINQENLTKPRSGSSLSMSKGERVEGTKPSSREATTKDQSLIFQRDTANRKPDSENLHIKESKHQPQNTQMSAEDLRSLVCLTQEQLRQILMIVKGGTEQISETPSEKQEEMGSSEASEETIVALLQKACDVSSVPEEPNSNSSGKQESYPQPREKVVKESWKPADMFSTLGEREGEKALLESKKSQWKKELDEQVALKKKLKETLEGDVVHLGPKSGNDKNHTEKIETADPDKAEEHDRWAMHFDSLKNHLNTNAQHPLNGMYKKQPESLCLSPDPKELTAFVHPFSPAALGNFMPSKMGNAEKGAKSSAWDHSQKTSFLRSMTALLDPAQIEERDRRRQKQLEHQKAIMAQVEEKRKKKQLEEEKRKLEEQEEEQRLAREKELMQKQFEEDLLKQKQKEELVTLKTNELYQTMQKAQELAQRLKQEQRIQDLAQKGHDISKLKKNLGGGGGEFEDYHTDVSHQSPNFSNDINIGQQTSPRKDTAVQTDDYTTSAHIDTAEEGTSPCESPDISIEYKETSNSKKLQKEMQYMDKNRISGQENGGIHSELYEQYARKGRQVKPSEKAGKRPDWNINKPEKRYIPASERYPKPLQKQREENKVRRQMELLQLVERNTPGNLCQKKGCCSDRSPSPHEELKNKGQRIRKEEQLRKNHLNEERSDSPPVPAVKNRLQVQQKQISTRKLEVCNNSRREKNTKADIQQKSFPPQVTEAGRPPSSQFIPYVRTNEVYYLDPDAPVTKPSSHEPQYRQLNDSYQVPRQIFSSDHTRDPLLNPDVVKIRERQQAILKGLSELRQGLLQKQKELESGLIPVRAQEENFISPF encoded by the exons ATGAACCTGGG AGATGGGCTGAAGCTTGAAACTGAAGTGCTGGATGGGAAGCCGAGGCTGATTTTAGCCGCTTCTG ATAAAGCAAAGCCTGCAACGAAG ATGGGAAATAAAGCCAGAGTGCCTAAACAGACATTGAGAATAAGGCATACTGTGCACATGCTGAGGTCAACACAAAATGTTTGCATCAATCAGGAGAACTTAACAAAACCAAGGAGTGGATCGAGCTTATCAATGTCAAAAGGGGAAAGAGTGGAAGGAACCAAACCTTCCTCACGTGAAGCCACAACTAAAGATCAGTCTTTGATTTTCCAAAGAGATACCGCAAACAGGAAGCCCGATTCTGAGAATCTTCATATTAAAGAAAGTAAACACCAACCTCAGAATACACAGATGTCAGCTGAAGACCTGAGGAGTTTGGTCTGTTTAACGCAAGAGCAGCTTCGACAGATTTTGATGATCGTAAAGGGAGGAACTGAGCAGATCTCTGAGACTCCCAGTGAAAAGCAAGAGGAGATGG GATCTAGTGAGGCATCAGAGGAAACCATTGTAGCATTGCTCCAAAAGGCTTGTGATGTTTCATCTGTTCCAGAGGAGCCTAACTCTAATTCAAGCGGGAAACAAGAGTCATATCCACAACCCAGAGAGAAAGTTGT AAAGGAATCCTGGAAACCCGCTGACATGTTTAGTACCTTGGgtgaaagagaaggagagaaagccTTATTAGAATCAAAGAAGAGCCAATGGAAGAAGGAATTAG ATGAACAGGTAGcactgaagaagaaactgaaagaaacttTGGAAGGAGATGTGGTTCATTTGGGGCCAAAATCTGGCAATGATAAaaaccatacagagaagatagAAACAGCTGACCCAGATAAG GCTGAAGAGCATGACAGATGGGCAATGCATTTTGATTCTTTAAAGAACCACCTTAACACTAACGCACAGCACCCCTTAAATGGAATGTACAAAAAGCAGCCTGAAAGTCTTTGCCTGTCACCTGACCCTAAGGAGCTGACTGCTTTTGTTCACCCTTTCTCACCTGCAGCTTTAGGCAACTTCATGCCCTCAAAAAtgggaaatgctgaaaaagGTGCTAAAAGCAGTGCTTGGGATCACAGCCAGAAAACCAG cTTCCTTCGTTCAATGACAGCTCTCCTGGATCCTGCACAGATTGAAGAGAGAGACAGGCGGCGGCAGAAGCAGTTGGAACATCAG AAAGCAATAATGGCTCAGGTAGAAGAAAAGCGGAAGAAGAAACAattggaagaagagaagagaaaactgGAGGAACAAGAGGAAGAACAGCGCTTAGCACGAGAAAAGGAACTGATGCAGAAACAGTTTGAAGAAGATCTgcttaaacaaaaacaaaaggag gaacttgtgactctgaaaacaaatgagctCTATCAGACAATGCAGAAGGCTCAAGAATTAGCACAGAGATTAAAACAGGAACAGCGCATTCAAGATTTGGCTCAGAAGGGACACGACATTTCCAAACTGAAGAAGAATCTTGGTGGGG GTGGCGGTGAATTTGAAGACTATCATACTGATGTTTCACATCAAAGTCCTAATTTTTCTAATGACATAAACATCGGTCAGCAAACTTCTCCTCGGAAAGACACTGCTGTACAGACAG ATGACTATACCACTTCAGCACACATTGACACAGCTGAGGAAGGAACTTCACCTTGTGAGTCACCAGATATTTCCATAGAATATAAAGAAACCTCTAACAGCAAAaaactccagaaagaaatgcagtatatggataaaaacagaatttcaggaCAAGAAAATGGTGGCATCCACAGTGAGTTGTATGAACAGTATGCAAGGAAAGGAAGACAAGTTAAACCTTCAGAAAAAGCTGGCAAAAGACCTGACTGGAACATAAACAAGCCTGAGAAAAGATACATTCCAGCATCAGAAAGATACCCCAaaccactgcaaaaacaaagggaagaaaataaagtaagacGACAGATGGAGCTGCTTCAGTTGGTAGAAAGAAATACCCCTGGGAATCTCTGCCAAAAAAAGGGCTGCTGTTCAGATAGGTCTCCTTCACCTCATGAGGAACTGAAGAATAAGGGACAAAGAATCAGAAAG gaagAACAACTCCGTAAGAATCATTTGAACGAAGAAAG GTCTGACTCACCACCTGTTCCAGCAGTTAAGAACAGATTACAGGtacaacaaaaacagataagCACCAGGAAATTGGAAGTGTGTAACAATagtagaagagagaaaaataccaAGGCAGACATACAGCAGAAGAGCTTCCCTCCTCAGGTTACAGAAGCTGGAAGACCTCCCTCTTCACAGTTTATTCCGTATGTTCGAACAAATGAAGTGTATTATCTTGATCCAGATGCACCAGTGACTAAACCTTCATCACACGAACCGCAGTATCGACAGCTTAATG attctTACCAAGTGCCGCGGCAGATTTTTAGCTCTGATCACACTAGAGATCCGCTTCTAAATCCTGATGTAGTTAAAATCAGAGAGAGACAACAAGCAATTCTCAAAGGACTGTCAGAACTACGGCAG GGCCTCCTGCAGAAGCAAAAGGAGTTGGAGTCAGGTCTAATTCCTGTTAGAGCTCAAGAAGAGAACTTTATTTCACCATTTTGA
- the CCDC66 gene encoding coiled-coil domain-containing protein 66 isoform X2, with the protein MGNKARVPKQTLRIRHTVHMLRSTQNVCINQENLTKPRSGSSLSMSKGERVEGTKPSSREATTKDQSLIFQRDTANRKPDSENLHIKESKHQPQNTQMSAEDLRSLVCLTQEQLRQILMIVKGGTEQISETPSEKQEEMGSSEASEETIVALLQKACDVSSVPEEPNSNSSGKQESYPQPREKVVKESWKPADMFSTLGEREGEKALLESKKSQWKKELDEQVALKKKLKETLEGDVVHLGPKSGNDKNHTEKIETADPDKAEEHDRWAMHFDSLKNHLNTNAQHPLNGMYKKQPESLCLSPDPKELTAFVHPFSPAALGNFMPSKMGNAEKGAKSSAWDHSQKTSFLRSMTALLDPAQIEERDRRRQKQLEHQKAIMAQVEEKRKKKQLEEEKRKLEEQEEEQRLAREKELMQKQFEEDLLKQKQKEELVTLKTNELYQTMQKAQELAQRLKQEQRIQDLAQKGHDISKLKKNLGGGGGEFEDYHTDVSHQSPNFSNDINIGQQTSPRKDTAVQTDDYTTSAHIDTAEEGTSPCESPDISIEYKETSNSKKLQKEMQYMDKNRISGQENGGIHSELYEQYARKGRQVKPSEKAGKRPDWNINKPEKRYIPASERYPKPLQKQREENKVRRQMELLQLVERNTPGNLCQKKGCCSDRSPSPHEELKNKGQRIRKEEQLRKNHLNEERSDSPPVPAVKNRLQVQQKQISTRKLEVCNNSRREKNTKADIQQKSFPPQVTEAGRPPSSQFIPYVRTNEVYYLDPDAPVTKPSSHEPQYRQLNDSYQVPRQIFSSDHTRDPLLNPDVVKIRERQQAILKGLSELRQGLLQKQKELESGLIPVRAQEENFISPF; encoded by the exons ATGGGAAATAAAGCCAGAGTGCCTAAACAGACATTGAGAATAAGGCATACTGTGCACATGCTGAGGTCAACACAAAATGTTTGCATCAATCAGGAGAACTTAACAAAACCAAGGAGTGGATCGAGCTTATCAATGTCAAAAGGGGAAAGAGTGGAAGGAACCAAACCTTCCTCACGTGAAGCCACAACTAAAGATCAGTCTTTGATTTTCCAAAGAGATACCGCAAACAGGAAGCCCGATTCTGAGAATCTTCATATTAAAGAAAGTAAACACCAACCTCAGAATACACAGATGTCAGCTGAAGACCTGAGGAGTTTGGTCTGTTTAACGCAAGAGCAGCTTCGACAGATTTTGATGATCGTAAAGGGAGGAACTGAGCAGATCTCTGAGACTCCCAGTGAAAAGCAAGAGGAGATGG GATCTAGTGAGGCATCAGAGGAAACCATTGTAGCATTGCTCCAAAAGGCTTGTGATGTTTCATCTGTTCCAGAGGAGCCTAACTCTAATTCAAGCGGGAAACAAGAGTCATATCCACAACCCAGAGAGAAAGTTGT AAAGGAATCCTGGAAACCCGCTGACATGTTTAGTACCTTGGgtgaaagagaaggagagaaagccTTATTAGAATCAAAGAAGAGCCAATGGAAGAAGGAATTAG ATGAACAGGTAGcactgaagaagaaactgaaagaaacttTGGAAGGAGATGTGGTTCATTTGGGGCCAAAATCTGGCAATGATAAaaaccatacagagaagatagAAACAGCTGACCCAGATAAG GCTGAAGAGCATGACAGATGGGCAATGCATTTTGATTCTTTAAAGAACCACCTTAACACTAACGCACAGCACCCCTTAAATGGAATGTACAAAAAGCAGCCTGAAAGTCTTTGCCTGTCACCTGACCCTAAGGAGCTGACTGCTTTTGTTCACCCTTTCTCACCTGCAGCTTTAGGCAACTTCATGCCCTCAAAAAtgggaaatgctgaaaaagGTGCTAAAAGCAGTGCTTGGGATCACAGCCAGAAAACCAG cTTCCTTCGTTCAATGACAGCTCTCCTGGATCCTGCACAGATTGAAGAGAGAGACAGGCGGCGGCAGAAGCAGTTGGAACATCAG AAAGCAATAATGGCTCAGGTAGAAGAAAAGCGGAAGAAGAAACAattggaagaagagaagagaaaactgGAGGAACAAGAGGAAGAACAGCGCTTAGCACGAGAAAAGGAACTGATGCAGAAACAGTTTGAAGAAGATCTgcttaaacaaaaacaaaaggag gaacttgtgactctgaaaacaaatgagctCTATCAGACAATGCAGAAGGCTCAAGAATTAGCACAGAGATTAAAACAGGAACAGCGCATTCAAGATTTGGCTCAGAAGGGACACGACATTTCCAAACTGAAGAAGAATCTTGGTGGGG GTGGCGGTGAATTTGAAGACTATCATACTGATGTTTCACATCAAAGTCCTAATTTTTCTAATGACATAAACATCGGTCAGCAAACTTCTCCTCGGAAAGACACTGCTGTACAGACAG ATGACTATACCACTTCAGCACACATTGACACAGCTGAGGAAGGAACTTCACCTTGTGAGTCACCAGATATTTCCATAGAATATAAAGAAACCTCTAACAGCAAAaaactccagaaagaaatgcagtatatggataaaaacagaatttcaggaCAAGAAAATGGTGGCATCCACAGTGAGTTGTATGAACAGTATGCAAGGAAAGGAAGACAAGTTAAACCTTCAGAAAAAGCTGGCAAAAGACCTGACTGGAACATAAACAAGCCTGAGAAAAGATACATTCCAGCATCAGAAAGATACCCCAaaccactgcaaaaacaaagggaagaaaataaagtaagacGACAGATGGAGCTGCTTCAGTTGGTAGAAAGAAATACCCCTGGGAATCTCTGCCAAAAAAAGGGCTGCTGTTCAGATAGGTCTCCTTCACCTCATGAGGAACTGAAGAATAAGGGACAAAGAATCAGAAAG gaagAACAACTCCGTAAGAATCATTTGAACGAAGAAAG GTCTGACTCACCACCTGTTCCAGCAGTTAAGAACAGATTACAGGtacaacaaaaacagataagCACCAGGAAATTGGAAGTGTGTAACAATagtagaagagagaaaaataccaAGGCAGACATACAGCAGAAGAGCTTCCCTCCTCAGGTTACAGAAGCTGGAAGACCTCCCTCTTCACAGTTTATTCCGTATGTTCGAACAAATGAAGTGTATTATCTTGATCCAGATGCACCAGTGACTAAACCTTCATCACACGAACCGCAGTATCGACAGCTTAATG attctTACCAAGTGCCGCGGCAGATTTTTAGCTCTGATCACACTAGAGATCCGCTTCTAAATCCTGATGTAGTTAAAATCAGAGAGAGACAACAAGCAATTCTCAAAGGACTGTCAGAACTACGGCAG GGCCTCCTGCAGAAGCAAAAGGAGTTGGAGTCAGGTCTAATTCCTGTTAGAGCTCAAGAAGAGAACTTTATTTCACCATTTTGA